A single window of Fischerella sp. PCC 9605 DNA harbors:
- a CDS encoding efflux RND transporter permease subunit, with product MIKPDRSQSVRERFNLSKLAIQHPRLTVGFWLAVMMAGILAFSTLKYALFPDITFPVVVVNATAPLTTALDTEAKLTQPIEQRLNSLEGLDKIRSSTYPGQTVVILSFFVGTNLEESTQKAETALKQASLPEDSTFKTIPIRLNESAAISYAIESQSLNLTDLAKLAKDKIIPALAQQPGVLRVDLLGAPVASSPPPASNQTAALTREGATLVRFNGKDALAVQVIKRGDANTLEVVSEVENQAQQLRSALPNVKLTLAATQSEYIRNATRATIDALIEAIVLAVLVIFPFLWNWRATVISALAIPTSLLATFIVMAIFGFNLETITLLALALVIGSIVDDAIVDVENIMRHVEEGEHPRQAALLGTHEIGLTVTAATFTAVAVFLPIGLMGGVIGQFFQPFGITVSAAMLASMLIARTLSPVLAIYWLKPPSSRSQRKERKTWSNFAQSYRNLLSWSLSHRSIVIGLAVLSFVAGIALIPLVPKGFIPKLDRGEFNIVFTTPLPNLSEPGQGTTDNLTNDLFTSPIESESFGSLYSISNPLNNSFDAAKKIEEVVRKSPEVETVFTIVGSREGEINKGKLYVKLKSDRTITTSELQDQFRSSLPQLPGVNISVEDIQFVDSGAQKPLEVALRGNDINTLSTTAETIKQRIQKLPGFVDVTVTGATNPQQTVFQIERLNNKRVVYIRANLGQNLPLGDATDKLVAEAKAVLPADVSLDLGGYSERSSEVFASFGTTLTLSALCIVVVLISLFQSWIDPLVIAISLPLALIGAMLALVITKSDFGMISLIGFVFLLGLATKNAILIVDCINQLRKSGLNRTEAILKAGPVRLRPILMTTASTILGMLPIALGLGAGSELRSPMAVAIAGGLVSSTVLSLIVVPVVYTYLDDWFPRFKKKGRWGDGG from the coding sequence ATGATAAAGCCTGATCGCTCTCAGTCTGTACGGGAGCGCTTCAATCTCTCTAAATTGGCGATTCAGCATCCTCGGCTGACAGTAGGTTTTTGGCTTGCCGTGATGATGGCGGGAATACTTGCTTTCAGTACCCTCAAGTATGCTTTATTTCCAGATATTACTTTTCCAGTAGTGGTGGTAAATGCTACAGCCCCACTGACAACTGCTTTGGATACAGAGGCAAAGCTCACCCAACCGATAGAGCAGCGTCTCAACTCTCTGGAAGGACTTGATAAAATCCGCTCCTCTACTTATCCTGGTCAAACAGTTGTTATTCTCTCCTTTTTTGTGGGCACAAACCTGGAGGAGTCTACACAAAAAGCAGAAACAGCGTTAAAACAAGCTTCTCTTCCAGAAGACTCGACTTTCAAAACCATTCCCATCCGACTGAACGAGTCAGCTGCCATTAGCTATGCGATCGAGAGTCAATCGCTAAATTTAACAGACTTAGCTAAGTTAGCTAAAGACAAAATTATACCTGCCTTAGCTCAACAACCAGGAGTGCTAAGAGTTGATCTTTTGGGTGCTCCCGTTGCATCTTCTCCCCCACCAGCATCTAATCAAACTGCTGCTCTTACCCGAGAGGGCGCAACATTAGTGCGATTCAACGGCAAAGATGCTCTGGCTGTTCAGGTAATTAAACGCGGCGATGCCAACACTTTAGAAGTGGTTTCTGAGGTGGAGAACCAGGCGCAACAGCTACGCTCTGCCTTACCAAATGTTAAACTCACTCTGGCTGCTACTCAATCAGAGTATATTCGTAACGCTACCCGTGCCACCATTGATGCTTTGATTGAAGCCATAGTCTTGGCGGTATTAGTTATCTTTCCTTTTTTGTGGAATTGGCGGGCGACTGTGATTTCTGCCCTGGCGATACCCACATCTTTGTTAGCAACTTTTATCGTCATGGCCATATTTGGCTTCAACCTAGAGACAATCACATTATTGGCTTTAGCTTTAGTGATTGGCAGTATTGTTGACGACGCGATCGTAGATGTGGAAAATATCATGCGGCACGTCGAAGAGGGAGAACATCCCCGCCAAGCTGCCCTTTTAGGCACTCATGAAATTGGGCTAACAGTTACGGCAGCAACCTTTACAGCAGTAGCAGTGTTTCTACCGATAGGTTTGATGGGTGGGGTAATTGGTCAATTTTTCCAACCCTTTGGTATTACTGTCTCAGCTGCAATGCTAGCTTCCATGCTCATTGCCCGGACTTTATCGCCTGTTTTGGCTATTTATTGGTTAAAACCTCCATCCTCGCGTTCCCAACGCAAAGAACGAAAAACATGGTCGAATTTTGCCCAATCTTACCGAAACTTACTGAGTTGGTCACTGAGTCACCGCAGCATAGTTATAGGTTTAGCCGTGCTAAGTTTTGTAGCAGGCATAGCTTTAATTCCACTTGTTCCTAAGGGGTTTATTCCTAAACTAGACCGTGGTGAATTCAATATAGTTTTTACTACTCCCTTACCGAATTTATCAGAACCAGGGCAAGGAACAACAGATAATTTAACTAATGATTTATTCACAAGTCCTATAGAAAGCGAGTCTTTCGGTTCCCTGTATTCAATTTCCAATCCTTTAAATAATTCTTTTGATGCAGCCAAAAAAATAGAAGAGGTAGTTAGAAAATCACCAGAAGTAGAAACTGTTTTTACAATTGTGGGTTCTCGCGAGGGAGAAATAAATAAAGGCAAGCTCTACGTTAAATTAAAAAGCGATCGCACAATCACAACCTCGGAACTACAAGACCAGTTCCGTTCCTCTTTACCCCAACTTCCAGGTGTTAACATTAGCGTTGAAGATATTCAATTCGTCGATTCTGGCGCTCAAAAACCCTTAGAAGTAGCTTTGCGGGGCAATGATATCAATACTTTGAGTACAACCGCCGAGACAATTAAACAGCGCATTCAAAAATTGCCTGGATTTGTTGATGTCACTGTTACAGGTGCCACAAATCCACAACAAACAGTTTTTCAAATCGAACGCTTGAATAATAAACGAGTAGTTTATATTCGTGCCAACCTGGGTCAGAATTTGCCTTTAGGTGATGCTACGGATAAATTAGTAGCCGAAGCTAAAGCTGTTTTGCCTGCCGATGTTTCCTTGGATTTGGGAGGATACTCTGAACGGAGTAGCGAAGTTTTTGCTAGTTTCGGCACGACTCTGACTTTATCGGCATTATGCATTGTCGTCGTATTGATTTCCCTGTTCCAAAGTTGGATAGATCCCTTGGTAATCGCCATTTCTTTGCCTTTGGCACTAATAGGAGCGATGTTGGCATTAGTCATCACCAAGAGTGACTTTGGCATGATATCGCTGATCGGCTTTGTCTTTTTGCTGGGGTTAGCTACCAAAAATGCCATCTTGATTGTAGATTGCATAAATCAATTGCGTAAGTCGGGATTAAACCGTACAGAGGCAATTCTCAAAGCCGGGCCAGTGCGTCTGCGACCAATTTTAATGACAACAGCCTCGACAATTTTAGGAATGCTACCGATCGCCTTGGGCTTGGGTGCAGGTTCGGAATTGCGATCGCCAATGGCTGTGGCTATTGCTGGCGGGTTGGTTAGTTCCACTGTGCTGAGTTTGATTGTTGTGCCAGTGGTGTACACCTATTTGGATGACTGGTTTCCCCGCTTTAAGAAGAAGGGGAGATGGGGTGATGGGGGGTAA
- a CDS encoding 5'-methylthioadenosine/S-adenosylhomocysteine nucleosidase family protein, whose protein sequence is MSNQTSIQAILVCQGAEYKAVCRGLSRVTGCTPSVIPIPVGTKTNSIYLPNSQDIKKILNHPQPRVLVMGLCGSLKPKYRVGDVVLYKDCVYQENTGNTLVQKCDATFTASLQEYLQDKISVVRALTSDRIIWLKSEKRLLGQTLDTDVVDMEGFAVLEFFKSTGVTVAMVRVVSDGCNGNIPNLNLALSHDGSVQPLSFAIAMLKQPIAATRLIRGGLRGLQVLEQFTTFLFQ, encoded by the coding sequence GTGTCTAATCAAACATCCATCCAAGCTATTCTGGTTTGCCAAGGTGCAGAGTACAAAGCCGTGTGTCGAGGCTTAAGCCGTGTTACTGGTTGTACACCATCAGTTATACCGATACCTGTTGGCACAAAAACTAATTCCATATATTTGCCAAATAGTCAAGATATAAAAAAGATCCTGAATCATCCACAACCAAGAGTATTAGTCATGGGTTTATGTGGCAGCCTCAAACCCAAGTACCGAGTAGGGGATGTTGTGCTGTACAAAGATTGTGTTTATCAAGAAAATACTGGCAATACCTTAGTGCAAAAGTGCGATGCCACTTTCACAGCATCTTTGCAAGAGTACCTCCAAGACAAGATTTCTGTTGTCAGGGCATTGACGAGCGATCGCATAATTTGGTTGAAAAGTGAAAAACGCCTTCTTGGTCAAACGTTAGATACTGATGTTGTAGACATGGAAGGATTTGCTGTCCTAGAGTTTTTCAAATCAACTGGGGTGACGGTGGCGATGGTGCGGGTAGTTAGCGACGGGTGCAATGGCAATATACCCAACCTCAACTTGGCACTCAGTCATGATGGTTCCGTTCAACCTTTGTCCTTTGCTATCGCTATGCTTAAACAACCCATTGCTGCTACTAGGCTGATTCGAGGTGGCTTGAGAGGACTGCAAGTATTGGAGCAATTTACAACTTTTCTGTTTCAGTAG